Proteins encoded in a region of the Pseudomonas shahriarae genome:
- a CDS encoding DUF934 domain-containing protein — translation MQRIIKNNEVVDETWHLLPKDATFDGISNCDDLIVPLALWREHGHALKARDGGLGVWLDADEEAEEIGDDVQHFQVIALNFPAFTDGRNYSNARLLRDRYGYKGELRAIGDVLRDQLFYLHRCGFDAYALRADKDPYEALESLKDFSVTYQAATDEPLPLFRRR, via the coding sequence ATGCAGCGAATCATTAAGAACAACGAAGTCGTCGACGAAACCTGGCACCTGTTGCCCAAGGACGCGACGTTCGATGGCATCTCCAACTGCGACGACCTGATCGTGCCACTGGCCCTGTGGCGCGAGCATGGTCATGCGCTCAAGGCCCGCGATGGCGGCCTGGGTGTGTGGCTGGACGCCGATGAAGAAGCCGAGGAAATCGGCGATGACGTGCAACACTTCCAGGTCATCGCCCTGAATTTCCCGGCCTTCACCGACGGGCGCAACTACTCCAACGCGCGCCTGCTGCGTGACCGCTACGGTTACAAGGGCGAACTGCGGGCGATTGGCGATGTGCTGCGCGACCAGTTGTTCTACCTGCATCGCTGCGGCTTCGATGCCTACGCCTTGCGCGCTGACAAAGACCCGTATGAAGCGCTGGAAAGTCTCAAGGACTTTTCGGTGACGTACCAGGCGGCTACGGATGAACCGCTGCCGCTGTTCCGTCGGCGCTAA